The following are encoded in a window of Kitasatospora fiedleri genomic DNA:
- a CDS encoding FAD binding domain-containing protein, whose translation MEHGGNLVNRTIMLPASVDEAVEALAATPGAVPVAGATDLMEAVNAGRLRPAALIGLGRITELRGWRYEDGGTAVLGAGLTHARMDRPDFAALIPALADAARTAGPPQVRNVGTLGGNVAAGDPAGDTLPVLAALEATATLARAGAVRDVPISHLLTGLDPLRPGELLTWVRVPLLHAPQVFLKSTGRSGPARATASVALVLDPARRGVRCAVGAVAPVPLRPLEAESWVAGCIDWDARGAEGAVLIDPAALAAFGEYVAGACVPENGAHGEGAGAAAARLRRTVAVLARRALGRALK comes from the coding sequence ATGGAGCACGGTGGGAACCTGGTGAACCGGACGATCATGTTGCCGGCCTCGGTGGACGAGGCGGTCGAAGCGCTGGCCGCCACCCCGGGGGCGGTGCCGGTGGCGGGCGCCACCGACCTGATGGAGGCCGTCAACGCCGGGCGGCTGCGGCCCGCCGCCCTGATCGGACTCGGCCGGATCACCGAACTGCGCGGCTGGCGCTACGAGGACGGCGGCACCGCCGTCCTCGGCGCCGGACTCACCCACGCCCGGATGGACCGCCCCGACTTCGCCGCGCTCATCCCCGCCCTCGCCGACGCCGCCCGCACCGCCGGCCCCCCGCAGGTGCGCAACGTCGGCACCCTCGGCGGCAACGTCGCCGCCGGCGACCCGGCCGGCGACACCCTGCCGGTGCTCGCCGCCCTGGAGGCCACCGCCACCCTCGCCCGGGCCGGCGCCGTCCGCGACGTGCCGATCAGCCACCTGCTCACCGGCCTCGACCCGCTGCGCCCCGGCGAACTGCTCACCTGGGTGCGGGTCCCGCTGCTGCACGCCCCCCAGGTCTTCCTCAAGTCCACCGGCCGCAGCGGCCCGGCCCGCGCCACCGCCTCCGTCGCCCTGGTCCTCGACCCCGCCCGGCGCGGCGTGCGCTGCGCCGTCGGCGCCGTCGCCCCCGTCCCGCTGCGGCCGCTGGAGGCCGAGAGCTGGGTGGCCGGCTGCATCGACTGGGACGCCCGCGGCGCCGAGGGCGCGGTGCTGATCGACCCCGCCGCGCTCGCCGCGTTCGGCGAGTACGTGGCGGGCGCGTGCGTCCCCGAGAACGGGGCGCACGGAGAGGGGGCGGGCGCGGCTGCGGCCCGCCTGCGGCGTACCGTGGCGGTGCTGGCCCGCCGGGCACTGGGAAGGGCGCTCAAGTGA
- a CDS encoding beta-N-acetylhexosaminidase: MDLIPAPSHVQARSDAPPFVLHAGSRIAAAPGTEAPARRLRAELSAATGFDLDPAPAGQDGDLRLALDPELGAEEYRLSADAAAVRLTGGSAAGLAHAAQTLRQLLGPAAYRSAPLPGADWTVPAVEIRDAPRFGWRGALLDVSRHFMPKAGVLRFIDQLAAHKLNVFHFHLTDDQGWRIEIRRYPKLTEAGAWRERSMVGYRAGGRHDDQPHGGYYTQDDLREIVAYAAARHITVVPEVDLPGHNQAAIAAYPALGNTDVVDTAALGTWTDWGVSANILNASEATLRFYEHVLEEVLEIFPSTFVHLGGDECPKDQWKQSDAAQARIAELGLKDEFELQSHVIRHFDRWLAERGRRLIGWDEILEGGLAPGAAVSSWRGYEGGIAAANAGHDVVMCPEQHVYLDHRQAEGADEPVPVGWVRTLEDVYRFEPVPPQLDAAAAAHVIGTQANLWTEFMNDGRDVDYKAFPRLAAFAEVAWSDLPRDPAARDFADFERRMAGHYPRLDALGIEYRRPGGPLPWQRKPGIVGRPLDGPPGPSGEHTAP, translated from the coding sequence GGCTTCGACCTGGACCCGGCCCCGGCCGGGCAGGACGGCGACCTGCGGCTGGCGCTCGACCCGGAGCTCGGCGCCGAGGAGTACCGGCTGAGCGCCGACGCCGCCGCCGTCCGGCTCACCGGCGGCAGCGCCGCGGGCCTGGCGCACGCCGCGCAGACCCTGCGCCAGCTGCTCGGCCCCGCCGCGTACCGCAGCGCCCCGCTGCCCGGCGCGGACTGGACGGTCCCCGCGGTGGAGATCCGCGACGCGCCCCGGTTCGGCTGGCGCGGCGCCCTGCTGGACGTCTCCCGGCACTTCATGCCCAAGGCCGGGGTGCTGCGCTTCATCGACCAGCTCGCCGCCCACAAGCTCAACGTCTTCCACTTCCACCTGACCGACGACCAGGGCTGGCGGATCGAGATCCGGCGCTACCCGAAGCTCACCGAGGCGGGCGCCTGGCGCGAGCGCTCGATGGTCGGCTACCGGGCCGGCGGCCGGCACGACGACCAGCCGCACGGCGGCTACTACACCCAGGACGACCTGCGCGAGATCGTCGCCTACGCCGCCGCCCGGCACATCACCGTCGTCCCCGAGGTCGACCTGCCCGGCCACAACCAGGCCGCCATCGCCGCCTACCCCGCGCTCGGCAACACCGACGTGGTCGACACCGCCGCGCTCGGCACCTGGACCGACTGGGGCGTCAGCGCGAACATCCTCAACGCCTCCGAGGCCACCCTGCGCTTCTACGAGCACGTGCTGGAGGAGGTGCTGGAGATCTTCCCCTCCACCTTCGTCCACCTCGGCGGCGACGAGTGCCCCAAGGACCAGTGGAAGCAGTCCGACGCCGCCCAGGCCCGGATCGCCGAACTCGGCCTGAAGGACGAGTTCGAGCTGCAGAGCCACGTCATCCGGCACTTCGACCGCTGGCTGGCCGAGCGCGGCCGCCGGCTGATCGGCTGGGACGAGATCCTGGAGGGCGGCCTGGCCCCCGGCGCGGCCGTGTCGTCGTGGCGCGGCTACGAGGGCGGGATCGCCGCCGCGAACGCCGGGCACGACGTGGTGATGTGCCCCGAGCAGCACGTCTACCTCGACCACCGGCAGGCCGAAGGCGCGGACGAGCCCGTCCCGGTCGGCTGGGTGCGCACGCTGGAGGACGTCTACCGCTTCGAGCCCGTCCCGCCGCAGCTCGACGCGGCCGCCGCCGCGCACGTCATCGGCACCCAGGCGAACCTCTGGACCGAGTTCATGAACGACGGCCGGGACGTCGACTACAAGGCGTTCCCGCGGCTGGCCGCGTTCGCCGAGGTCGCCTGGTCCGACCTGCCGCGCGACCCGGCCGCCCGCGACTTCGCGGACTTCGAGCGCCGGATGGCCGGCCACTACCCCCGGCTGGACGCGCTCGGCATCGAGTACCGCCGCCCCGGCGGCCCGCTCCCCTGGCAGCGCAAGCCCGGCATCGTCGGCCGCCCGCTGGACGGCCCGCCCGGACCGTCCGGCGAGCACACCGCCCCCTGA
- a CDS encoding xanthine dehydrogenase family protein molybdopterin-binding subunit: protein MTSATELPAAASADHETGTTGLGTSPLRTDALPKALGIYPYAADLWAEGLLWGAVLRSPHPHARIVSVDTAPALAIPGVHAVVTAADLPAGPDGTPDGGSAGSITADRPVLAAGVVRHHGEPVAAVAADHPDTARLAAAAILVAYEPLEPVTDPEAAFHAPPLHPDGNLLRHLPLRTGDPDAVGAIVVEGLYQVGRQDPAPIGAEAGLAVPRPDGGVELHLSSTDPHGDRDRTAACLGLDPDRVRLVVTGVPGATSDREDLSFQVTLALLALRSGRPVKMTLTRAESFQSHPTRHPALLRYRHHADAEGRLVKVEAQILLDGGAYADVSAEALAAAVAFSVGPYTCPNVFVDAWAVRTNNPPAGRMRGEGALQTCFAYESQLDQLARQLGIDPVEIRRRNAMTTGDPLPTGQAVTCPAPVEALLDALDASPLPALPLDDPEADWLLPGGPGGAGDPAAVRRGIGYAVGMVHMLGAEGEDEVSTATVRVSGDHATVICAAVDSGQGFATLARQIVQSVLGVSEVYIAPVDSDQSAAGPASRGRHTWVSGGAVERAALMVRHQMLQPIAADFGMSVELLTITDGKITSYDGVLGMPVSEALEGRELWATAQCRPHPTEPLDPETGQGDAFVSIAFCAMRAVVDVDIELGAVRVVDVTVAQEVGRALNPRQIEDRIEGAVAQGVGLALLENLRTEGGVPVNASLTGYRLPTALDTPDVRIAALLEERDVVAPFGAKAVSAVPAVVAPAAVAAAVRAATGLPVGRLPILPEDATLPA from the coding sequence ATGACCTCCGCCACCGAGCTCCCGGCGGCCGCCTCCGCGGACCACGAGACCGGCACCACCGGCCTCGGCACCTCCCCGCTGCGCACCGACGCCCTCCCCAAGGCCCTGGGCATCTACCCCTACGCCGCCGACCTGTGGGCCGAAGGGCTGCTCTGGGGCGCCGTGCTGCGCTCCCCGCACCCGCACGCCCGGATCGTCTCGGTGGACACCGCCCCCGCGCTCGCCATCCCCGGCGTGCACGCCGTGGTCACCGCCGCCGACCTCCCGGCCGGCCCCGACGGCACCCCCGACGGCGGCTCCGCCGGGTCGATCACCGCCGACCGCCCGGTCCTCGCCGCCGGCGTGGTGCGCCACCACGGCGAACCCGTCGCCGCGGTCGCCGCCGACCACCCCGACACCGCCCGGCTCGCCGCCGCCGCGATCCTGGTCGCGTACGAGCCGCTGGAGCCCGTCACCGACCCCGAGGCCGCCTTCCACGCCCCCCCGCTGCACCCCGACGGCAACCTGCTGCGCCACCTGCCGCTGCGCACCGGCGACCCCGACGCGGTCGGCGCGATCGTCGTCGAGGGCCTCTACCAGGTCGGCCGCCAGGACCCGGCCCCGATCGGCGCCGAGGCCGGACTCGCCGTCCCCCGCCCCGACGGCGGCGTCGAACTGCACCTGTCCTCCACCGACCCGCACGGCGACCGCGACCGCACCGCCGCCTGCCTCGGCCTCGACCCCGACCGGGTCCGCCTGGTCGTCACCGGCGTCCCCGGCGCCACCAGCGACCGCGAGGACCTCTCCTTCCAGGTCACCCTCGCCCTGCTCGCGCTGCGCAGCGGCCGACCGGTCAAGATGACCCTCACCCGCGCCGAGTCCTTCCAGTCCCACCCCACCCGGCACCCCGCCCTGCTGCGCTACCGCCACCACGCCGACGCCGAGGGCCGGCTGGTCAAGGTCGAGGCGCAGATCCTGCTCGACGGCGGCGCCTACGCCGACGTCTCCGCCGAGGCGCTGGCCGCCGCCGTCGCCTTCTCGGTCGGCCCCTACACCTGCCCCAACGTCTTCGTCGACGCCTGGGCGGTGCGCACCAACAACCCGCCGGCCGGCCGGATGCGCGGCGAGGGCGCCCTGCAGACCTGCTTCGCGTACGAGTCGCAGCTCGACCAGCTCGCCAGGCAGCTCGGCATCGACCCGGTCGAGATCCGCCGCCGCAACGCCATGACCACCGGCGACCCGCTGCCCACCGGCCAGGCCGTCACCTGCCCCGCCCCGGTCGAGGCCCTGCTCGACGCGCTCGACGCCTCCCCGCTGCCCGCCCTCCCGCTGGACGACCCGGAGGCCGACTGGCTGCTGCCCGGCGGCCCCGGCGGCGCGGGCGACCCCGCCGCGGTGCGCCGCGGCATCGGCTACGCGGTCGGCATGGTGCACATGCTCGGCGCCGAGGGCGAGGACGAGGTCTCCACCGCGACCGTCCGGGTCTCCGGCGACCACGCCACCGTGATCTGCGCGGCCGTCGACTCCGGCCAGGGCTTCGCCACCCTGGCCCGGCAGATCGTCCAGTCGGTGCTCGGCGTCAGCGAGGTGTACATCGCGCCCGTCGACTCCGACCAGTCCGCGGCCGGACCCGCCTCCCGCGGCCGGCACACCTGGGTCTCCGGCGGCGCCGTCGAGCGGGCCGCGCTGATGGTCCGCCACCAGATGCTGCAGCCGATCGCCGCCGACTTCGGGATGTCCGTCGAACTGCTCACCATCACCGACGGGAAGATCACCTCGTACGACGGCGTGCTCGGCATGCCGGTCAGCGAGGCCCTGGAGGGCCGCGAGCTCTGGGCCACCGCCCAGTGCCGGCCGCACCCCACCGAGCCGCTCGACCCCGAGACCGGGCAGGGCGACGCCTTCGTCTCCATCGCGTTCTGCGCGATGCGCGCCGTGGTCGACGTCGACATCGAACTCGGCGCCGTCCGGGTCGTCGACGTCACCGTCGCCCAGGAGGTCGGCCGGGCGCTGAACCCCCGGCAGATCGAGGACCGGATCGAGGGCGCCGTCGCCCAGGGCGTCGGACTCGCCCTGCTGGAGAACCTGCGCACCGAGGGCGGCGTCCCCGTCAACGCCTCGCTCACCGGCTACCGGCTCCCCACCGCCCTGGACACCCCCGACGTCCGGATCGCCGCCCTGCTGGAGGAGCGCGACGTGGTCGCCCCGTTCGGCGCCAAGGCCGTCAGCGCGGTGCCCGCCGTGGTCGCCCCCGCGGCGGTCGCCGCCGCCGTCCGCGCCGCGACCGGGCTGCCGGTCGGGCGGCTGCCGATCCTGCCGGAGGACGCCACGCTGCCCGCCTGA